A section of the Hyphomicrobiales bacterium genome encodes:
- a CDS encoding transporter substrate-binding domain-containing protein has translation MSWMITRSAPRSEWQPLPISIAARAPSAPSPRKSAFLGALPALLALILVMLLVLAPGLANAQTAATEADPAEELLDEPQTLRVYSADDYPPFNYMDEDGVLTGFNIDVARAICLHLDLNCDIQVRDWDDLLPALASGDTDIVIASFAMTPETVVQADFTDPYYFTPARFAIRRNMEASEPTPIGLEGERIAVVADTAHEAYLRRYYQDSIITSYRTEAEARDALKSRDANYLFGDAITLAFWLNGTTSEACCEFRGAALADPVYFGPGVSIAVRRGNTVLRHDLNRAIADLRATGSFEELFLRYFPLRVYD, from the coding sequence ATGAGCTGGATGATCACACGGTCGGCCCCGCGCTCCGAGTGGCAGCCCTTGCCCATCTCGATCGCCGCACGAGCGCCATCGGCCCCTTCGCCGCGCAAGTCGGCATTCCTGGGCGCTCTCCCGGCCCTCCTCGCCCTCATCCTGGTGATGCTTCTGGTGCTGGCGCCCGGCCTGGCGAACGCGCAGACAGCTGCGACCGAGGCCGATCCGGCCGAGGAATTGCTCGACGAGCCGCAGACCCTGCGCGTCTATTCCGCCGACGACTACCCGCCCTTCAACTACATGGACGAGGACGGCGTTCTGACCGGCTTCAACATCGACGTCGCGCGCGCCATTTGCCTCCACCTCGATCTCAACTGCGACATCCAGGTCCGCGACTGGGACGATCTCCTTCCGGCCCTCGCCAGCGGCGACACCGATATCGTCATCGCCTCGTTCGCGATGACCCCCGAGACCGTCGTCCAGGCGGATTTCACGGACCCTTATTATTTCACGCCGGCTCGTTTTGCCATTCGCCGCAACATGGAGGCGAGCGAACCGACCCCGATCGGCCTCGAGGGCGAGCGCATCGCCGTCGTCGCCGACACCGCGCACGAGGCCTACCTGAGGCGCTACTACCAGGACAGCATCATCACGTCCTATCGTACCGAGGCAGAGGCGCGTGACGCGCTCAAGTCTCGGGATGCGAATTATCTCTTCGGCGATGCGATCACGCTTGCCTTCTGGCTCAACGGCACCACATCCGAGGCCTGTTGCGAGTTTCGCGGCGCCGCGCTCGCCGACCCCGTTTATTTTGGTCCCGGCGTCTCGATCGCGGTGCGTCGGGGCAACACGGTCCTGCGCCACGATCTCAACCGGGCGATCGCCGACTTGCGCGCTACCGGTTCGTTCGAGGAGCTGTTCCTGCGCTATTTTCCGCTGCGGGTGTATGATTGA
- a CDS encoding alpha/beta hydrolase, translating to MIEAAPANPALRDGPPNAPLVVLMHGAGAPMDSRPMTGLAEAIAARGLAVLRFELAYMAARRGGRRPPPPRVQHLMAEIEERLDGLLEPHEIPITAGGHPLVILAGKSMGGRLATMLADRLAVAGRIVAAAAFGYPFFPPGKARTPTLVATRTGHLTAMSTPTLIVQGTRDRFGGRADVAGLSFARHVRFAWIEGGDHDLVPARAIGRSPEDAWREAAGHLAAFAAEID from the coding sequence ATGATCGAGGCGGCCCCGGCGAACCCTGCACTCCGTGACGGTCCACCGAATGCGCCTCTCGTGGTCCTGATGCACGGGGCCGGCGCGCCGATGGACAGCAGGCCGATGACCGGTCTTGCCGAGGCCATTGCCGCCCGGGGCCTCGCGGTGCTGCGCTTCGAGCTCGCCTACATGGCGGCAAGGCGCGGGGGCCGCCGGCCGCCACCACCGCGCGTCCAGCATCTGATGGCCGAGATCGAGGAGCGCCTCGACGGACTCCTGGAGCCGCACGAGATTCCGATCACCGCCGGCGGCCACCCGCTCGTCATCCTCGCCGGCAAGTCGATGGGAGGACGGCTTGCGACCATGCTGGCGGACCGCCTCGCGGTCGCCGGCAGGATCGTTGCGGCCGCGGCGTTCGGCTATCCGTTCTTTCCCCCGGGCAAGGCGCGCACGCCGACACTGGTTGCAACGCGTACCGGCCATCTCACGGCCATGAGCACGCCGACCCTCATCGTTCAGGGTACGCGGGATCGCTTCGGAGGTCGCGCCGATGTCGCCGGTCTGTCGTTCGCCCGCCATGTCCGGTTCGCGTGGATCGAAGGCGGCGACCACGATCTCGTGCCGGCCCGGGCCATCGGCCGCTCACCCGAGGACGCTTGGCGCGAAGCGGCCGGTCATCTGGCGGCCTTTGCGGCTGAGATCGACTGA
- the sdhB gene encoding succinate dehydrogenase iron-sulfur subunit, with translation MVQLTLPKNSKVGKGRTWNAKGRGTREFKVYRWNPDDGQSPRLDTYHIDPADCGPMVLDGLIKIKNEIDPTLTFRRSCREGICGSCSMNIDGTNTLACLKSIEDVRGAVKIYPLPHMEVVKDLVPDLSNFFAQHRSIEPWLQTVTSEPQREWLQSREDREKLDGLYECILCACCSTSCPSYWWNSDRYLGPAILLQAYRWVVDSRDEKTGERLDNLEDPFRLFRCHTILNCAKACPKGLNPAKAIAELKKLTVERRS, from the coding sequence ATGGTACAGCTCACGCTTCCCAAGAACTCGAAGGTCGGCAAAGGCCGCACCTGGAACGCCAAAGGGCGCGGCACGCGCGAGTTCAAGGTCTATCGCTGGAACCCGGACGACGGGCAGTCGCCGCGCCTCGACACGTACCATATCGATCCCGCAGACTGCGGACCGATGGTCCTCGACGGCCTCATCAAGATCAAGAACGAGATCGATCCGACGCTCACCTTCCGGCGTTCGTGCCGCGAAGGCATCTGCGGATCGTGCTCCATGAACATCGACGGCACCAACACGCTGGCGTGCCTCAAGTCGATCGAGGACGTCCGTGGCGCAGTGAAAATCTACCCGCTTCCACACATGGAGGTGGTCAAGGACCTCGTGCCGGACCTCTCCAACTTCTTCGCGCAGCACCGCTCGATCGAGCCTTGGCTGCAGACCGTAACGAGCGAGCCGCAGCGCGAGTGGCTGCAGTCACGCGAGGATCGCGAGAAGCTCGACGGGCTCTACGAGTGCATCTTGTGCGCCTGTTGCTCGACGTCCTGCCCCAGTTACTGGTGGAATTCGGATCGATATCTCGGTCCGGCGATTCTCTTGCAAGCCTATCGCTGGGTCGTCGACAGCCGCGACGAGAAGACCGGCGAGAGGCTCGACAATCTCGAGGATCCGTTCCGCTTGTTCCGCTGCCATACGATCCTCAACTGCGCCAAGGCCTGCCCCAAGGGGCTGAACCCGGCCAAGGCGATCGCCGAACTCAAGAAGCTCACCGTCGAGCGACGCTCCTAG
- a CDS encoding D-glycerate dehydrogenase yields the protein MSKKKPIVVVTRRLPDVVETRMRELFDTRLNVDDRPMTPTELSLAVREADVLVPTVTDRIDRSIISQAGPQLKLIANFGTGVDNIDLDTARNRSIIVTNTPGVLTDDTADMAMALILAVPRRLVEGAAFLRSGESQWQGWSPTWMLGNRIHGKRLGIIGMGRIGTAVARRARAFGLQIHYHNRRRVSEDVESDLEATYWESLDQMLARMDIISVNCPHTPATFHLLSARRLKLLKPTAYLVNTARGEVIDENALARMIEMNEIAGAGLDVFEHEPAVNPKLLKSDRVVVLPHMGSATIEGRVDMGQKVIINIKTFFDGHSPPDRVHPAMF from the coding sequence ATGTCGAAGAAGAAGCCGATCGTCGTTGTGACACGCAGGTTGCCGGATGTCGTCGAGACGCGCATGCGGGAACTCTTCGATACCCGGCTCAACGTCGACGATCGGCCGATGACGCCGACCGAATTGAGCCTCGCGGTGCGCGAGGCCGACGTCCTCGTTCCGACGGTGACCGATCGCATCGACCGCTCGATCATTTCCCAGGCGGGCCCCCAACTGAAGCTCATCGCCAACTTCGGCACCGGCGTCGACAACATCGACCTCGACACGGCGCGCAATCGCAGCATCATCGTCACGAACACGCCCGGTGTGCTGACCGACGACACCGCCGACATGGCGATGGCGCTGATCCTGGCGGTTCCGCGTCGCCTCGTGGAAGGCGCCGCGTTCCTGAGGTCCGGTGAGAGCCAGTGGCAGGGGTGGTCGCCGACGTGGATGCTCGGCAACCGGATCCATGGCAAGCGCCTCGGCATCATCGGCATGGGCCGCATCGGCACCGCGGTCGCCCGCCGCGCCCGGGCCTTCGGCCTCCAGATCCACTATCACAACCGGCGGCGCGTCTCGGAGGATGTCGAGAGCGATCTCGAGGCCACCTATTGGGAAAGCCTCGACCAGATGCTCGCTCGCATGGACATCATCTCGGTCAACTGCCCGCACACGCCCGCCACCTTCCACCTCCTCTCTGCGCGGCGCCTCAAGCTGCTCAAGCCGACCGCCTACCTCGTCAACACCGCTCGCGGCGAAGTGATCGACGAGAACGCGCTCGCCCGCATGATCGAAATGAACGAGATCGCCGGCGCCGGCCTCGATGTGTTCGAGCACGAGCCGGCCGTGAACCCCAAGCTCCTCAAGAGCGACCGGGTGGTGGTACTGCCGCACATGGGCTCGGCGACGATCGAGGGGCGAGTCGACATGGGCCAGAAAGTCATCATCAACATCAAGACGTTCTTCGATGGCCATTCGCCGCCGGACCGGGTGCACCCCGCGATGTTCTGA
- a CDS encoding cyclic nucleotide-binding domain-containing protein gives MAANARRSRLSGIDLFSGIPEAELARLEEELTFAGLARGDVLMRQGEPTDALYIVVSGRLSVHLDGRPTPIAEIGPGRPVGEIGFLSGRPRVATVKALRDSLVLRLDRASFDRLLEHSPAAWKALAEALANRLMRMTTGEPYRPEMRPRTIAVCPAGGATWPPGGHFLERLAGALARHGRVRLLTSHALGPLGDLREEAVELGCDPTQPSDWLNTLEGHYAFVVYVTDADLSDWSRRCIRQADEVLLVGNLGGGVSAGAAPLNAIERYVAELHAPDAVRLVLRRPRGQPIAGTRHWLAGREIALHHHVAGDSSAHVRRLVRFICGEAVGLVASGGGAYCAAQIGCFKALGEAGVTVDMVGGTSGGSAMAVAFALGVPPDEINRRVGAMFVAAKALGRLNWPTYGLLDHKRFDAELAAAFGSARIEDIEVPFFAVATNLSSQTPYCLRTGRAWEVVRASSAIPGLLPPFFTPEGEMLVDGAVLQNVPVEMARALKRGPNIVLGFDVRRTRRYDVDYSLIPSRMDLVLSLVMPHRRRRLPVLPSATQVLMRSLMIASENFENSLAGDDLLVAVPVDPAMSLLDWRHHTALMQLGYEVAMRRLEEARGSDHPAVVSCSAPRNEEERELSPLA, from the coding sequence ATGGCGGCGAACGCGCGGCGCTCGAGGCTATCGGGCATCGACCTGTTTTCAGGCATACCGGAGGCAGAACTCGCCCGCCTCGAGGAGGAGCTGACGTTCGCGGGTCTCGCCCGCGGTGACGTTCTGATGCGTCAGGGCGAGCCGACCGACGCGCTCTACATCGTGGTTTCGGGGCGCCTCAGCGTCCACCTCGACGGTCGACCGACACCGATCGCCGAGATCGGTCCGGGCCGGCCGGTCGGCGAAATCGGCTTTCTCTCGGGGCGACCGCGCGTTGCGACCGTCAAGGCGCTGCGCGACAGCCTCGTGCTACGCCTCGACAGGGCGAGCTTCGACCGCCTCCTGGAGCATTCACCGGCGGCCTGGAAGGCTCTCGCCGAGGCGCTCGCCAACCGCCTGATGCGCATGACGACGGGTGAGCCGTACCGTCCGGAAATGCGCCCGCGCACCATTGCGGTCTGCCCGGCGGGTGGCGCGACCTGGCCGCCGGGTGGCCACTTCCTCGAACGGCTCGCCGGTGCGCTCGCCCGCCATGGTCGGGTGCGTCTGCTCACATCGCACGCACTCGGCCCGCTCGGCGACCTGCGCGAGGAGGCGGTCGAACTTGGATGCGATCCCACCCAGCCATCCGATTGGCTGAACACACTCGAGGGCCACTACGCCTTCGTCGTCTATGTGACCGACGCCGATCTGAGCGACTGGTCACGCCGCTGCATCCGCCAGGCCGACGAAGTCCTCTTGGTGGGCAATCTCGGGGGCGGTGTTTCCGCTGGCGCCGCCCCGCTGAATGCCATCGAGCGCTATGTCGCCGAATTGCACGCCCCCGATGCCGTTCGCCTCGTGCTGCGACGGCCGCGCGGTCAGCCGATCGCCGGCACGCGCCACTGGCTCGCAGGCCGCGAGATCGCGCTTCACCACCACGTCGCCGGCGATTCGAGTGCCCATGTCCGGCGCCTCGTGCGCTTCATCTGTGGCGAGGCCGTGGGCCTCGTTGCGAGCGGTGGCGGAGCCTACTGCGCGGCCCAGATCGGCTGCTTCAAGGCCCTCGGCGAAGCCGGCGTGACGGTCGATATGGTCGGCGGTACCAGCGGCGGCAGCGCCATGGCGGTCGCCTTCGCACTCGGCGTTCCGCCCGACGAGATCAATCGCCGGGTCGGCGCCATGTTCGTTGCGGCAAAGGCGCTCGGCCGTCTCAATTGGCCGACCTACGGCCTCCTCGACCACAAGCGCTTCGATGCCGAGCTCGCGGCCGCCTTTGGCTCGGCGCGCATCGAGGACATCGAGGTGCCGTTCTTCGCCGTGGCGACCAACCTCTCGAGTCAAACACCCTACTGTCTGCGGACCGGCCGCGCCTGGGAGGTCGTGCGTGCCAGCAGCGCGATTCCCGGTCTGCTGCCTCCGTTTTTCACGCCTGAAGGCGAGATGCTCGTCGACGGTGCCGTCCTCCAGAACGTTCCCGTCGAGATGGCGCGCGCTCTCAAGCGTGGCCCCAACATCGTGCTCGGGTTCGATGTGCGCCGAACCCGTCGCTACGATGTCGATTACTCTCTCATACCATCGCGCATGGATCTCGTCCTTTCCCTCGTCATGCCGCACCGGCGCCGCCGCCTTCCAGTGCTGCCGAGCGCGACGCAGGTCCTGATGCGCAGTCTCATGATCGCCAGCGAGAACTTCGAGAACAGCCTCGCCGGCGATGATCTTCTCGTCGCGGTGCCGGTCGACCCGGCGATGAGCCTGCTCGATTGGCGGCACCACACGGCGCTGATGCAACTCGGCTACGAGGTCGCCATGCGACGGCTGGAGGAGGCGCGAGGCTCCGACCATCCGGCGGTCGTTTCCTGTTCAGCGCCGCGGAACGAAGAGGAGCGCGAGCTGAGTCCACTCGCCTGA
- the moeB gene encoding molybdopterin-synthase adenylyltransferase MoeB, with the protein MLSAEEIQRYKRHLVLHDVGAPGQQKLKAARVLVIGAGGLGSPVILYLAAAGVGTIGVIDDDAVSLSNLQRQVLHDTAAVGTPKVESAAASVARINPHVAVEPHPFRLTANNALDLVARYDIVVDGSDNFSTRYLVNDACYLARRTLVFAALGPFDGYLTTFKSHETGPDGNPYPCYRSLFPEAPPPGTVANCAEVGVLGAIAGVMGTLQAAETLKEIVGFGESLAGRLLIYDARGTRFDTVSIGWDPDNPLNGREPSIRDLSIHRKPT; encoded by the coding sequence ATGCTGAGCGCGGAGGAGATACAGCGCTACAAGCGTCATCTCGTGCTGCACGACGTCGGTGCGCCCGGCCAGCAGAAGCTCAAGGCCGCGCGCGTTCTGGTGATCGGGGCGGGCGGGCTCGGCTCGCCCGTCATCCTCTATCTGGCGGCGGCGGGAGTCGGCACGATCGGCGTGATCGACGACGATGCGGTGTCGCTCTCCAATCTGCAGCGCCAGGTGCTGCACGATACGGCCGCCGTCGGCACACCCAAAGTCGAGAGCGCGGCGGCCTCCGTCGCCCGCATCAACCCGCACGTGGCGGTGGAGCCGCATCCCTTCCGGCTGACCGCGAACAACGCGCTCGACCTCGTTGCGCGCTACGATATCGTGGTGGACGGCTCGGACAATTTCTCGACCCGCTACCTCGTCAACGATGCCTGCTACCTCGCCCGCCGCACGCTGGTGTTCGCAGCGCTCGGACCATTCGACGGCTATCTCACCACGTTCAAGTCCCATGAGACGGGCCCGGACGGCAATCCCTACCCCTGCTATCGATCGCTGTTCCCCGAAGCTCCACCGCCCGGCACGGTCGCGAACTGCGCGGAGGTCGGCGTGCTCGGGGCGATCGCAGGCGTCATGGGAACGCTGCAGGCCGCCGAGACGCTGAAGGAAATCGTCGGGTTCGGCGAGAGCCTCGCCGGCCGCCTGCTCATCTACGATGCGCGCGGCACGCGCTTCGATACCGTCTCCATCGGCTGGGATCCGGACAATCCACTCAATGGGCGCGAGCCCTCCATCCGCGATCTTTCCATCCACAGGAAGCCGACATAG
- the cysK gene encoding cysteine synthase A encodes MSESFEFKTIAGRSDWGHGRVYGNIAETIGNTPLVRLNRIAERAGARATVLLKLEFFNPLSSVKDRIGVSMIDALEAAGKLGPDSHMIEPTSGNTGIGLAFVAAARGYKLTLVMPESMSIERRKLFHHLGANLELTPAAKGMKGAIARADEMLAADPKAVQPSQFANPANPAIHEQTTAEEIWRDTGGKFDAMIAGVGTGGTITGCGRVFKKRNPAIRVVAVEPQDSPVLSGGDPGPHKIQGIGAGFKPAVLDMSLVDEVLKVSNEESFETARQLARLEGIPGGISTGANVAAALKYAARSGMEGKTIVTVSASAAERYFSSLLFPESVPGLW; translated from the coding sequence ATGAGCGAAAGCTTCGAATTCAAGACCATCGCCGGCCGCAGCGATTGGGGACATGGCCGGGTCTACGGCAACATCGCCGAGACGATCGGCAATACGCCGCTGGTGCGCCTCAACCGCATTGCCGAGCGGGCCGGGGCGAGGGCGACCGTTCTCCTCAAGCTCGAGTTCTTCAATCCGCTCTCGAGCGTCAAGGACCGCATCGGCGTCTCGATGATCGACGCGCTCGAGGCGGCGGGCAAGCTCGGGCCGGACAGCCACATGATCGAGCCGACCTCCGGCAACACGGGCATCGGGCTCGCCTTCGTTGCGGCGGCGCGGGGCTACAAGCTCACGCTCGTGATGCCGGAATCGATGTCCATCGAGCGGCGCAAGCTGTTCCACCACCTCGGCGCCAACCTCGAGCTGACGCCGGCCGCCAAGGGCATGAAGGGGGCGATCGCGCGGGCCGACGAGATGCTGGCGGCCGACCCCAAGGCGGTCCAGCCGAGCCAGTTCGCCAATCCCGCCAACCCGGCGATCCACGAGCAAACGACGGCCGAGGAGATCTGGCGCGACACGGGTGGAAAATTCGATGCCATGATCGCGGGCGTCGGGACCGGCGGCACCATCACGGGCTGCGGGCGCGTCTTCAAGAAGCGCAATCCGGCGATCCGAGTGGTCGCGGTGGAGCCGCAGGACAGCCCGGTACTTTCGGGCGGCGATCCGGGGCCGCACAAGATCCAGGGTATCGGTGCCGGTTTCAAGCCCGCGGTGCTCGACATGAGCCTCGTCGACGAGGTGCTCAAGGTCTCCAACGAGGAGTCCTTCGAGACGGCTCGCCAACTGGCACGGCTCGAAGGCATTCCCGGAGGAATTTCCACGGGCGCGAACGTGGCGGCTGCGCTCAAGTACGCGGCGCGCAGCGGCATGGAGGGCAAGACCATCGTCACCGTGTCGGCCTCGGCGGCGGAGCGCTATTTCAGCTCCCTGCTGTTCCCCGAGAGCGTGCCGGGCCTCTGGTAG
- a CDS encoding dUTP diphosphatase — protein sequence MSGTAAGPSGGRETETVVVSVVREPHGAGLELPRLATSGAAGADVCAAVPEGVPLVLVPGAWALVPTGLRLAIPSGFEVQVRPRSGLALKHGVTVLNAPGTIDSDYRGELGILLVNHGPRPFTVTRGMRVAQLVLARTWQATYVDVASLDGTARGDGGFGSTGQE from the coding sequence TTGAGTGGAACGGCGGCGGGTCCGAGTGGCGGACGCGAGACTGAAACCGTGGTCGTATCCGTGGTGCGCGAGCCGCACGGCGCCGGGCTCGAATTGCCCCGGCTCGCAACCAGCGGGGCGGCCGGTGCCGATGTTTGCGCGGCGGTGCCGGAGGGCGTGCCGCTGGTGCTGGTGCCGGGGGCATGGGCGCTCGTGCCGACCGGGCTCAGGCTGGCCATCCCATCGGGCTTCGAGGTGCAGGTGCGACCGCGCTCGGGGCTCGCGCTCAAGCATGGGGTGACGGTGCTCAACGCACCCGGTACCATCGACAGCGACTATCGCGGCGAACTCGGCATCCTGCTCGTCAACCACGGGCCACGACCGTTCACCGTGACCCGGGGCATGCGCGTCGCCCAGCTCGTGCTGGCGCGCACGTGGCAGGCAACGTACGTCGATGTCGCCTCGCTCGATGGCACCGCGCGCGGAGACGGCGGCTTCGGCTCGACGGGACAGGAATGA
- the coaBC gene encoding bifunctional phosphopantothenoylcysteine decarboxylase/phosphopantothenate--cysteine ligase CoaBC — translation MSTAKRVLLVIGGGIAAYKCLELIRRLRDDGIAVRTVMTAAAQRFVTPLTVGALSNERVLTDLFDLDDEREIGHIRLSREADLVVVAPATANLMARMANGLADDLATAVMLASDKPILVAPAMNPRMWSHPATRRNVAQLIDDGVTFIGPHAGEMAERGEAGVGRMAEPDEIRAAIHRMLAEPAGRPLAGRHVLVTTGPTHEAIDPVRYLANRSSGKQGHAIAAAARDAGARVTLVSGPTGLSPLAGVATVAVESAREMLAAVEATLPADVAIFAAAVADWRVEGAAGQKLKKEAGGVPTLALVENPDILRTIASRRKRRPGLVVGFAAETEKVVAHARAKLARKGCDWIVANDVSVPSGGGGVMGGDENTVHIVTADGVEDWPKASKSEVARRLVARIALALEGAGAAHGGTGSGDANEGTEGGS, via the coding sequence ATGAGCACGGCCAAGCGCGTTCTCCTGGTCATCGGCGGCGGCATCGCGGCCTACAAGTGCCTCGAGTTGATCCGCCGGCTCCGGGACGACGGGATCGCGGTCCGCACGGTGATGACGGCGGCAGCGCAGCGCTTCGTTACGCCACTCACCGTCGGCGCACTCAGCAACGAGCGCGTTCTGACCGACCTCTTCGATCTCGATGACGAGCGCGAGATCGGCCACATCCGCCTCTCGCGCGAGGCCGATCTCGTCGTCGTCGCGCCGGCGACGGCCAATCTCATGGCGCGCATGGCGAACGGGCTCGCCGACGATCTCGCAACCGCGGTAATGCTGGCCTCGGACAAGCCGATCCTCGTTGCGCCCGCGATGAACCCGCGGATGTGGTCGCATCCGGCAACCAGGCGCAACGTCGCGCAACTGATCGACGACGGCGTCACCTTCATCGGCCCGCACGCCGGCGAAATGGCCGAGCGCGGTGAGGCGGGGGTCGGGCGGATGGCCGAGCCCGACGAAATCCGCGCGGCGATCCATCGCATGCTCGCCGAGCCGGCCGGTCGGCCCCTGGCGGGTCGCCACGTGCTGGTGACGACCGGGCCGACGCACGAGGCGATCGACCCCGTGCGCTATCTCGCCAACCGCTCCTCCGGCAAGCAGGGCCATGCGATCGCGGCGGCGGCGCGCGACGCGGGCGCACGGGTGACACTCGTTTCGGGACCGACCGGCCTTTCGCCGCTCGCCGGCGTTGCAACCGTCGCGGTCGAGAGCGCGCGCGAGATGCTGGCGGCGGTCGAGGCGACTCTGCCGGCCGACGTCGCGATCTTCGCTGCCGCGGTTGCGGACTGGCGGGTCGAGGGAGCGGCCGGCCAGAAGCTCAAGAAGGAGGCGGGCGGCGTTCCGACGCTGGCGCTCGTGGAGAACCCGGACATCCTGCGCACCATCGCCAGCCGCCGCAAGCGCCGGCCGGGCCTCGTCGTCGGCTTTGCGGCGGAGACGGAAAAAGTGGTGGCGCACGCGAGAGCGAAACTCGCCAGGAAAGGCTGCGACTGGATCGTCGCCAACGACGTCTCGGTGCCGTCAGGCGGCGGGGGCGTGATGGGTGGCGACGAAAACACGGTGCACATCGTCACGGCTGATGGTGTCGAGGACTGGCCGAAGGCAAGCAAGTCCGAGGTGGCGCGCCGCTTGGTGGCCCGGATCGCCCTTGCCCTCGAAGGGGCTGGTGCGGCGCACGGTGGCACGGGGTCAGGGGATGCGAACGAGGGCACGGAGGGCGGCAGTTGA